The following coding sequences are from one Gossypium hirsutum isolate 1008001.06 chromosome A12, Gossypium_hirsutum_v2.1, whole genome shotgun sequence window:
- the LOC107946105 gene encoding 60S ribosomal protein L44, which translates to MVNVPKTKKTYCKSKECRKHTLHKVTQYKKGKDSLAAQGKRRYDRKQSGYGGQTKPVFHKKAKTTKKIVLRLQCQGCKHVSQHPIKRCKHFEIGGDKKGKGTSLF; encoded by the exons ATG GTGAACGTACCTAAGACGAAGAAGACCTACTGCAAGAGCAAGGAGTGCAGGAAGCACACTTTGCACAAGGTTACACAGTACAAGAAGGGCAAAGATAGTTTGGCTGCTCAAGGGAAGCGCCGTTACGATCGCAAACAATCAGGTTATGGTGGTCAGACCAAACCAGTGTTCCACAAGAAG GCCAAGACCACCAAGAAGATTGTGCTGAGGCTGCAATGCCAGGGTTGCAAGCATGTATCCCAACATCCAATCAAG AGGTGCAAGCATTTTGAAATTGGTGGCGACAAGAAGGGGAAGGGAACATCTCTTTTCTAA
- the LOC121203022 gene encoding ATP-dependent Clp protease proteolytic subunit 2, mitochondrial encodes MRTLFSTTKRLISCTSATAVATHSRSFSLIPMVIEHSSRGERAYDIFSRLLKERIVCINGPINDDTAHVVVAQLLFLESENPSKPINMYLNSPGGQVTAGLAIYDTMQYIKSPINTICLGQAASMASLLLAAGAKGERRSLPSATIMIHQPSGGYSGQAKDMTIHTKQIVRVWDSLNALYCKHTGQSIDIIQKNMDRDYFMTPEEAKEFGLIDEVIDQRPMALVTDAVANEPKDSKDSKDKGSN; translated from the exons ATGAGGACCCTATTTTCAACCACCAAACGCCTCATTTCTTGCACTAGCGCCACCGCCGTGGCCACCCATTCCCGTTCCTTCAGCTTGATACCCATGGTGATCGAGCACTCTTCCCGCGGCGAGAGGGCTTACGACATTTTCTCTCGTCTCCTCAAGGAAAGGATCGTCTGCATCAACGGACCCATCAACGACGACACCGCCCACGTCGTTGTGGCTCAGCTCCTCTTCCTCGAATCCGAAAACCCATCCAAGCCTATCAACATGTACCTCAACTCCCCTGGCGGTCAAGTCACTGCAG GTCTTGCAATTTATGATACGATGCAGTACATTAAGTCTCCAATCAACACAATCTGTTTGGGGCAAGCTGCATCCATGGCTTCTCTCCTTTTAGCTGCGGGAGCAAAGGGTGAAAGGCGGTCCCTCCCCAGTGCCACCATCATGATTCACCAGCCTTCTGGTGGATACAGTGGGCAGGCTAAAGATATGACCATTCACACTAAGCAGATTGTTCGCGTTTGGGATTCATTGAATGCTTTGTATTGCAAGCATACAGGACAATCAATTGATATAATTCAGAAGAATATGGATAGGGATTATTTTATGACCCCTGAAGAGGCTAAAGAGTTTGGGTTGATTGATGAAGTAATTGATCAAAGGCCAATGGCTTTGGTCACTGATGCTGTTGCTAATGAACCCAAAGATAGCAAAGACAGCAAAGATAAAGGCTCCAATTAG